Genomic DNA from Telopea speciosissima isolate NSW1024214 ecotype Mountain lineage chromosome 2, Tspe_v1, whole genome shotgun sequence:
gaTACATACAAGTGATAtttagttccaacttccaatccCAATCTTGATCTTCTTAGGCCAAGAGGGGAGAATTAAGGGGCTGGGGGTGTTGGTGTCAAGCTGTAATGTTCATATATGACATTAGATTGATTTACTAAAAGGAAAGGGATCATGGTCTTGACCTTATAATGAGAGACCATTATTAATGGATCTTAATTAAAAAGGTAGGAATAAGTCACCCGGTACAGCCCATAAAGTCAGAATCAAGACAAAACCCATTGGAGAACTTTCTTTAGTTGGTTTTAAAACATATAAGAATCTGTGAAtggttgggatttgggaaaaagttcaAGAGTTGGAGGTaacaaggagaagaggggagatAAATCCATTAATATCAGAAACTTAGAGAGGTGAATGAATATATGGAGAAAAGTAGCAAATTTAAGACAAATCGAGAAGTATCAAATATCAGTCCCTTCCcctgttaaaatatttttttaggtcAATGTCCAGCTCTACAATGAGAGGGAGTTAGACATTGAGAGTAACAAACAGGGGAGGAAGATGTATAGGGGGGTGTTGAGATTAGAGAGTTGAGAAGCTTTCATCATTTGTCAATCTATCCACACATATGAAGCACGGTTTAGGTTATCAATTAATGCAGTTTTTGCAAAGCACAATTTAAATCACCTTAAGCAAAGACAGAATCCAAAGTTTCCCAACATCTATTCATTAGCTTGGGTAACTAATCAAAGAATAAGGTGTTAGTTTGGTGATCAACACATGCACCACCCAAGTTTCATCATTTAAAAGACTTGAACACTATTTTGAAGAGATAGTGAGAAGTACAATCAACGTCAAAATCTAGAGAGTTTAAACAAAGATAAACTGCTTTAGGGCTATCAATATCCACTCAATTCCATTTAAAATTGTaatcaaataaattaaatgccattgattttgattaatgaatattTGGAAGAATGAAAGAtatttcttttaagtttcttaTAGCTGGCTTAGCCTTGTACAGATATTCTGTAATTTAGGGTTACCTCAACCCCACTTCCATTTTAAATAAATTCTTTCTTAgctgataaaaacaaaaatgagaatTGAAATGGTAAATTAATGTTATCTTTAGATATCTTTCACTACTCCTTTCACAAGGATTATTAAAGGTACTTGTTCTATTACTCTTCTCAGCCATGTTCATGGAATACCAAACTCCTACAATTCTTGCCACAACCATAAACCAAGACACAActaatttattaaaatttaaaattcaatcATGGccatactatatatatatatatatatatatatatatatattaattaaggaATCAAAAGTTTGGACCAAACTGTAGTTATGCTTTTATATTTGGTTTTTCCATAGAAATTAACATCTGATCAACTAGCAAGAAcacaaatacataaaaaattaacaccccccctccaaaacacacacacacacacaaaaaagaatataaagtaaAATCATTAGATTATACACGGATTACAATTAAtaattgcagccaggatcaggTTCATAGAAGATTTCAATCTTTACTTAACTACAGATTACAACTAACAATGATGAGTACATAGACAAACAACATCACATATATGCATGATTCAGTGTGCTTggaattggggttatttggaacTAACCCTGGTTGATTCTGAGTTAAATTGATCGATTCCCTTTGATTTTTTGAACAATGCTCCCTGTAAGTAtttattttgttctattttAATAGAATTGTTAAGACCTGCATGTTATgttaaatcgatccgaataggaacaaaatcccaaaagccaggatctccatagggcgttcaagaaaacaaccaaataaataatagaaaacagggatagaaccaccaaccttgtttcgcatccatgaTGACGACGATCgtagcgaaaaataaagaacaagaactaggtgcttctcctctattcccaaagtaactggcttgatgagaatgccgtatgcgcagggacgatgaacactgaatatctccctctctgtccagaatgcactcctcaatagtgatttgagaataattagttgttatggctagaggggggacctagctctccttatatagtaattcctatatggtctgactcatcacagtccaaATAGAAATCCATCTGTccacactaaagccagtccacgTTATACTTCTAAtacaacttaatgaccccactttattagatcaaaaccctaattagcctagtttagggatttaattatgtccacatggAATTATATTAGGACTAAAATtccaacattctcccacttggacttacattaaatttttcatttttaaaagagatttaaaaaaggtttgaccaaaacaaatcacaggttAACAacctttaagaaaactttatgtgcacattttttaaaaacaaattggtctagaggtcgtataaaaaaatcaatcctgccccatagagttttagacaccgaatcatggaggtaactgcatctatgatcaaatGACACAacgccttccatggtcacgagagccctcaattCTACTAACACGgatgcaatgtggtagtgtgaCAACGAGATAATACTTACATactgattccttatgtattatctatttgtcagtccaaaatttctcttctttaagtggcacaggctcactaaAAAAATAATCTTTATAATTCCAACGAATCTGTGTGTATCATCTTGAATAactcgagttttactttatgtgttacaagacatacctttaggctaataacttaatgccccagccttgcttaaggttaacacattccttaagtctttaaaactagatatatatacatcatgtcaataaatgaaacacccatgtgttcaaaaaaaatttgcatgcaatgacaactgATATATATAAGCCAAAGTTTATCACATggtaaaaattacagatgaaaaagaaacttcattttacaatggagcaaaaACAACTCCCATTaatcaaccgcatcccatgatgcacctAAGTCCATGCTTctgacatgtctttcaaaacacaagggtGAAGACCTTAGGTTAGGAGATCTTTAACCATATCATCTATACCAGtatgctccactgcaatgtcaCATTTCCTTTCTGTCTCCTTTACGGTCAAATACTTGACTTTCATGTGCTTAGAtcctctaagtcctttattgttatTTATAAGCAACACAACAAAGCTGTTATCACTatatatctggatgggtctatccacaaaatttaaaattgtcaactactttatgagattcctgagtcaaataacctgAGTAGCGGCCTCATGATATGCTACAAACTTTACCTGTATAGTCAAAATGGTTACCAATGTCTATTTTGAACTGTTCCATGATACTGCCCTTCCTGCCATTAGGAAAACATAACCAGATGTGGACCTCCTATCATCCTCACAGTCAGCAAGGTCGGAATCTGTatgacccactagcttgagttcaggaatgtgtccttatgttgcatataatcttttgtccccttcaagtaccttaatactttcttggcagcaacccagtggctaagaccaggatcttactgatatctgccaagaagacccgtcacaaaggcaatatccgatctggtacagacctgagcatccatgatactacctagtgcgctagcataagACACCTCATTATTTCATtcttctcagcttcatttttcggGCATTGTGTCGAGCTCAGTTTGTCACCCCTGAGAATAGGAACATTCTCAagtttgcaatccagcatactgaacctctcctgaatacgatcaacataagccctctgagaaaaacttagtaaacgacgagaacgatccctatggatctcaatgccaaggacaaaagaaacctcaccaaggtccttcatgtcaaattccctagataatagttgcCTTCagttatgcaacatccctaggtcactgctagcaagcaggatgtcatccacataaagtatgagaaaatagaatttgctcccactgaccttgtgatatacacactgatccactttgttttccacaaaatcgaatgaagtcacgacactgtcgaacttcaaataccactgcctgGAAGATTGCTTAAGACCATAAATaaacttcttgagtctacacaagATGATCTGAACCATCCACCGTAAAACCCTCAAGTttaaatcaacaagctcccaaacaacattatgtttcatcgattgcacctcatctctcatcacatctaaccacaaatctaactgagaactagaaacaacgtccgaataagtaactggatcaaccacacaaccaatgtcgtAGTCATGTTCTCCTAGATAAACCTCATAGACagaaggtatttctgaatttctctcCCTGATGGATTTCCGTAATGGTGCCACCACTGCCTCACCCTGAATCTGAGaaatctcagctggaactgcatcaatgataggatcctcaaccgcatcttgattaagaggaatctcatcaggtgctacatgaatatCAAGGaccgtatcaatatcaggctcttGAACTCCAGCAAGTGTAACTAATGGCATAGTATGCCCCACAAccgtctgaataggtagaagaataggtactaatgtaccaaccatgtcactatcttgaatagtctgagaacaatcattccttttggccacatcaaattccagaaactttGCTGTCTATAAGTCCATAATCCTAGTGTCTCCgtagggattataaaatttatatcccttcgaatgatctgggtagctaacAAAATAGTCACGTGTAGTCctaggatccaacttgttcaaagtcagataatataattttacttctgcagggcactcccaaactctaagatgatttaaactgggtttagtaactacatggttaaggatataaggagtagttttcaaaacctctcccataagaacttaggtaaattgtcttactaaccatactcctcacccGTGCGGTTATGCCTTTCGGCGACACCATTTTGCTTAGGACTTCCTAACATAGTAAACTGACCAACAATCCTAGAGTCCTCTAGGTATTTGGCAAACAggcccttaagctgtccagcatcgctatgtctgccataatactcacccccacgatcggatttaacaattttaataactttcccccGCTGTTTCTCAACctcagtcctaaaaatcttgaacttgtcaagagattcagactttctttaattaagaacagataGCCATATTGGGAATAGTCATCTGtaaaaatgatgaaataaaaaatttctacacaatgtggctgaatagggaccactgatgtcagtgtgaatgacctccaacatGTCAGAACTATGGactacagttttcttctttatcttggtcatctttcccttacaacagtctacataagtttctagatcactttcgagagtagataggatgtcagactttatcagcctttccactcttggCTTAGAAATTTGACCTAGCATCTTATgtcacaatgtgaaagaccgttctttaggtaagggtcttttgaaAACAACGTTTTCAACATTATAGGAGGCAtagatatcattgggagataaacacagtctgtacaatccattggacataaTGCAGAAACCAACTTTACTTGAAACAAATTCATcatactgttctttatttcaaaatggtaactaCCAATGTCCGACATtgaaaccgaaattaaattccACCTGAAGGATGGTccataaaaagtgttctttacagtcaaattaaaactagaaactagtaataaaatgatCTCCTACGAACTTTACGTCAACATATCCATCGTTCCCTATGActagccttgattcatcctgattTGGCCTCTTCTGGTTTATGAATCcttgtatggtaaaagcaacacaGTTAGTTGCCCCGCCATCTAGCTTCAAGAACTGGATGACgcttctgatagattggattcacaaacaaaaaccaaataaTCAATACCTGATGGCTTGGGTTTTGATAATcaagtcttgtatttgttgcagtccttctttatgtgacccttcttcttgcaaaagaagtagcgatcactctctttttTGAAAGAGTCCTTCTTGGGAATCTGATCGTActctttattggcagacttatgagtatggtgTTTAGACTTTTCACTCTTATGGGATGTGGAAGTAAAAGGGACAGTGTGGGCtttatctttctttagtttctcttcctcagatacaaccctagaaataaggtcattaatactccagacaccatcctgaaaaaaataattggttttgatgatgtcaaaCTTAGAAGATAGGGtattaagaacttgatgaacaatcaaggcACCAGGAAGAGCAACattcaaggctttgattttggtttgatagttaaccatccaaacaatataatccctaacacccccagaaccatgatattccatattaaataacccttgcagaagtctcccaatctcagcattcgatgaaacttgaTATCTCTTGAAAATTGCATCCAACAACTCCCTGACAGTACATTTATCAGGCagaccactttttaggtgttccgGTATTGACCTCTTTATAGACAGTACAGCtaagcgattattcttttccCATGTAGAATGCACAGATTTTTCACCCTCAGTACTATCAGCTGttaggtccattggtttatctataacaagggacgtATGCACATTTGCCATCTccatagcaaacataatgtcctctttccacttcttaaaatttaACCCAataagaatctcaatagtgatCATATGATTGTTGACAGAAAAGGTGactaaaaatttaaacaatgaacagtacaataatcagcatgatgcaagtatagCTTGAAACTTTATAAGCTAATAAGAATTTTACACACAACGTTGAGAAAatacctttgggctgaattcccaacatgcaattgtaaaaatccctacatactaGTGACCatgggaatacaactcaactttcaaaatccaccacctttgggtgtgtagaattctagggttagcctattcacatgcatactgtatatgtaccccttcaagtaccaatacatgatcaccacctttgggtgtatgaccacatatcagagttgaaggacatcccataactgtatgagaccggtgtttcacaaatccaacaaggaaggttgctttggcggctgcatcctgtcgaacccatggaaccctctcttgggattttccaaaattacttacatcctcaAACAATTTATGTTATcttataatttatgacaaggggcttaaatgtcttaaaactaacacAAAAGGCTAACAATtttgttcatcaaggtaggtattctagcaagtcagaaaattagttcggttcccaatggaaCGAACCGATAAATTCCAGaaaagggcatgcatcaaaagaatatcaaaaagatttaaaatatgcataccTGATCAAAACAAAGGGCACCACTGTGTAaagcacagaaaaacagagccaaggcaaaaaatgggaccccaaacggagtctcgtagcTCCCAGAAAGGCCGATCAAAGTTTTAGGCCCAAAATGCTTGACTGTACTGGTTTGACCGGTCCGTATGGTCAAACCagtcaaaccaaaccaaaccaattttGGTTCAAGCCCGGTTTAATCAGGTTAGGTTTACTGGTTTGTTCCAGAACATGCTGGGTCAGGGCTTGGTCTGTTCTGGGCCAGTTCTTTATGGTTCACTAGCCCCGGTCCAGTTCTATACAAGTCAACCAGAACTGGGTCGGTCTGGCCTACTGATGGTTCAACCCTCTGGTCCAACCGAGTTGGGTCAACCCGAAACGGGTCAGCAATCCAGGTTATCGGGTCAAAATTCGGGTCGACCCGACTCGGGTGGCGCACATTAGTATAGCATTAAAGCTGTCTtaggcgcacgatagcaaaacccccaaaacctttttttttttaatcccagCCGGAGAGTGAGATCCACTCGCCGCTGCCGCCGGCGCGTGAGGGCGCGTCCGGCGGCGACAATCCACATAccggaattttttattttttatgctcTATCCACCCATGTAATTAGATTTGACTTTTGCCGGCTAAAAAAATCGGCATTATGCCTATGTCCGTACGGGTTTTGCCAAAATCTAAAAACACCCTAACAAACTTGATTCCaatcgaatttttttttattcccttagcatgatctattattttgaatccatataggttcaggaacggatctatggaggctctgataccaatgttatgttaaatcgatccgaatagggacaaaatctcaaaagccaggatctccatagggcgttcaagaacacaaccaaataaataatagaaaacagggatagaaccaccaaccttgttttgCATCCATGATCACAACGATCGCaacggaaaataaagaacaagatcTAGGtgtttcccctctattcccaaagtaactggcttgatgagaatgtcgtatgcgcagggacgatgaacactgaatatctccctctctgtccAGAATGCATTCCTTAATAGTGatttgagaataattagttgttatggATAGaaggggacctagctctcctatatagtaattcctatagggtctgactcatcacagtccaaataggaatctatctgcccacactaaagccagtccacattagacttctaatacaacttaatgaccccactttattagaccaaaaccctaattagcctggtttagagatttaattatgtccacatggAATTATATTAGGACTAAAATTTCAACACTGCAAATTCAGCCTACGGAAATAAAATAGTACTTCCATTTGGTTCATTCTGGATCATTGAAGCCTAAAACAAACTTGCCTCGTCCACTTAACCAATTAAAACTACACCATATGAATTAAAATCTCCACCTTTATGGagttcaaattctaaatacaatTTGAGTAACTGAGTAAATATCGTCATTATGAAACTGAAACTGCAAACCAAAGTGATGCATACTGATATTTGTTATTAACCAGAACATAGGGGGATTAACCAGAACATAGGGGGACTGACTCCACAAGCAATAAATAGCATAAGATCAATAACCTGcatgaaagaaataataattcaGTGAAACTCACAATGCTCACACACTATATATGAATGgcaaaacagaagaagacaGAAACCTTGATCAGCTTTAAACTCAAAGCACACACATTAATCCACACAATAACTCTGAGTAAAACAGAGATGCAATTCCAAGGGGCTGGTGAAGAAAATAGTTCCAAGTATTTGTAGTATGTttgttgctttctttttttgcttgcttgcttgcagCATGAGTTAGCATCAGCTGTAATGAATTTTCCTCGAAGATTTTGGAGTTCTCCGATTCTCATCGCTTCCACCTCCTCCTCTTGGGAATACAGCAAAGTAAGCCTGCGCAAAGGTGAGAATGATAATTACTGCTGCAATAATGGACGCAATTGCGGTCAAGGGGCTACTGAAATGTGTGCTCCTAATTTCACGTGCCCATTTAAACCTCTTGGACGTGTAGCAATCCTCAATTTGGTCCATAACAGTAGTATATTTACTTGGGCTTGGCACCAATTTCATTGCCAATTCATTGAAGAGATCAGCCACTTCTTGGTCGCTGCCAAGGAGATTGATGAGTATTTGCTGTGACCGCAGCTTTTTCACATCTTCAGCATGATCAATGAGTGCATCCAGGAAACATATGTATGAAGTGACTATGGAGTCGTCACTTGGGCCATTAGGGCATGCTTCATATGCTACCAAGTTCAACAATTTGGCTTTGGCTAAGTCGTCAATAACAAGTTGAGGAAGAAACAAGTCTGCATAACAGCGATGAACATCTAATTTGACATCTTTTAACCTTCCACTTTCGCTTTTCTTGAACTCGATCCCTCCTGTTTTTAGCTCAATGGCCGAACGGAACGTATGCCGCATTTTTCGAAATTCAATCTTTTCTCCACCAGCAGCGAGCACCTTGTGGAGTAGGTGAAGGAGGTGAGGATGTCTATCATTTATCTTGAAAGATGTCAAGTGGCTGGCGCCGTCAAGGTTAAGTCGACAATTTGTTACAAATTTTTGAATGCAACCTTCCCAGTCACTTATGCTGCCTTTGAAGTCCATTAAGGCCTGAAGCACTAGAAAGGGCAGTTGGTTCTCCAGCAAGAACAAGTCCCCTAAAACGAAGGCTAGTTGATGAGTCCTCAGCTTCGTTTCATTGAGCTTATTCTTCTCCAGACACCAAATGATATGAAGAATGAAACAACCGTCCAGGAACATCATGCGCGTGAATTTATCATcgtcgttgttgttgttgttgctgtcgTCGTCGTCGTCCGCGTCATAACACAACCTTGCATTGCGAGCCACTTCCTCAAACCAATCTAATTTGTCAATGTCTTTGTCGATGAACTCCTTAGCTATTGAAGCCTTGAGCTTCTCCACTTCTTCGAGCTCCTTTTTCCCATGGTGGTAAGGACCGATAGAGACAATCATGGGATCAAAGCAGCCTTTGTGTTTTTCAATGCCATGCAGGAATGATGGAACCTTATGTATATGCTCCTTTGTTTCAGGTTGATGGGTTTCTAGCTCAACTAGTATCGGCAGCAGCCACTTTGGAGGTCTCTCCATGACCACAGTAGATCTTTCACGCTCATCAGCTATAATGGCTGGTGCGGTACTACTACTGCCTCTGCTAGCTTCATTTGGATTTTCCATGATAACCTTTCTTTTCTCTGACCTCTCAATGCTAATAGAAGCTCTTTCATTCATGCTAACCATTATTCAAAcacacaacaaaagaaacagtTAATTTCTTAGTTGCGATAGTACATTTACATTTGCATTTTATAAGATCAGTGGAAGTAGAATGATCCGTCCTTTGCTCAAATTTCAAGCTTGGTATTGTATAGAAATTCcttaagtgtgtgtgtgtgtcactacttttcttctttgctgaACATATTTTTCTCTTACCTCGACAGATGAAAGTGGTTTAGTTCCAAGGAGAGGAAAGTATaagaaccttccatatgggtaTCAAGGTCTGTAGTGTTCATGGCTCCTCAAACTTTAATCATCAGGAGATTCATGAGTTGCTTGACCAGGAATCGacatttctctctttctgagaTAGACTTGGAAGTGGAATATACAAGGAGTCCCTTTCCTTATATGGGGGAGGTCCTTAATAGGGGTGGTCGTTTCCCTGCTTGGGGTGAGTTGTATATCTtggtttttttggttgtttgtatAGTTTTCTCTATCTTTTAATAAAGTGATTTACTTACCCcccaataaaaaacaaaaatccctGCTTTCCTGATGACTCTCGTTATCTCAAAGCTTGAGACTGCTTTTCTCATGCATGGTGGGGCTGCAAGGGGCTGTAAAGAGAGGGTGggcttggtgcaacagtaacgTTGCCGGGAGCAAGGGGCTGTAAAagaggtcacgggttcgagtctggaaatagcctctctacAAAAACAAcagaggtaaggctgcgtacattatgaccctccctagaccccgcagtgccaggagccttgtgcactgggtaagcCCTATTGATGGGGCTGTAAAGAATTCAGTTTTTACATGTTGAATCAATTATGTTCATAGGCATGAGAAAAAGTCTTGAATTAGATGATCTTTGTATCAAGTTATTAAACCAGCATTCCGACACGagatatattatttttttttttgtttttttttttctttcttttccctacCAACCCTCTGCTTTAATCTTCTTAaacaggaaaagagagaaacccCAGTTGAGTATTATCTTAGTTACTTGGAGTTCAATTCACATTTTGAACTTTTTGGCtacattatttttttgttctttccctACCAACACTCTACTTTAATCTTCCTAaacaggaaaagagagaaacccAGCTGAGTATTGTCTCAGTTATTTGGAGATCACTGCACATATTGAACTTTTTTGGCGTCctacccttctttttctcttatgcTGCTTTTGTTTCCCTCCCATCCCTCAAATATTTTCTGAGTTATATTCAAAATCAACACAAATTGAATAAAGATGTTTTCTCAAAATTGTGGTGGTATCTTAATCCTTGGTCCACTTGGGACCCATGGGGGACTCAATCCCATTACAGAGTTGGATTCTTTCCTTCACTCAATCATATTCGAAGTGTTTATTGATCATGTACAACAAAAATCATGTCAAGAACTCAAGACTCAAATGGAaggaaaaaattataaataataggTAAATTTATGTCTACCACTCCtttgttttcaaacaattacgtctaccacccctgGGATTTAAAAAATTATGTCTGTACCCCTGAGTactaactctgttagttttaGAAGAAACTGACAATTTCGCCCTTTCTTATATTTAAATaaacccaccccaccccacccttgTAACGACGACCTTCCATTATTGGGCCAACGACCTCCTACTGCTCTGGTGGATGTTGCGGGCATTTCCAAGGACTtcctctcttcatctattttttttccttctctcttctttgttctGTCCATCTCCTCCTTATAAATATAGTGATTGTTGGAGATCAAGTACATCTCTGGACCTCACTCTCAATCTTATTCAAAAATCatccaaacccaaatccaaaaccacaacgacaacaaaaacaacaacaacaacaaccagaGCATATTACAGAAGGCTTCAACCAAGTAATTGATGATGAAAGGATTTGAAACTGAGGGGTTGGTGGTAGGAGAAGCAActgaagagaaacaagaaaatgacaaattagtaTTTATGGAAGGCGTGTAGTAGAAATTAGAACAGAAGAGGTTAGACCGAAACAATAGTTCATGTATGAAATCCAATTTCAGATACTCTATCCAACTCTAATGCTAATCGTCGATTCAAAAGCCGAAAACCTATCCTTAAACCTGAACCAATCATTTCAGGGATTGTGGCATGATAAATCAAACCTTTTAGTATTTGATTGTAAGTAAATTTTTGAGGAAAAAATCTGAATACATAATGGATTAAATCAGGATGGGTAAACCTTTCTTGTTTGTAGCAAAAGCATGTGCAAAGCTCTCGAATCTCAACTACAAAATAATTcatacccattttgtgaaatccCTCTTTTGGTCTGATATATCGTCCAAACAATCATGGTAAATATGTGGGCACCATTATATAGAGATCGTTCTTTACCATCTCTCCTTCGGTCTCCTCTGCAACACACCACAGACATAGAGatggagggaaagagagagggagaacgTGCTTGCAGAGACTGTCGAGAAGCTCTCTGTGTTCGgcgatgg
This window encodes:
- the LOC122650785 gene encoding UPF0481 protein At3g47200-like, translated to MVSMNERASISIERSEKRKVIMENPNEASRGSSSTAPAIIADERERSTVVMERPPKWLLPILVELETHQPETKEHIHKVPSFLHGIEKHKGCFDPMIVSIGPYHHGKKELEEVEKLKASIAKEFIDKDIDKLDWFEEVARNARLCYDADDDDDSNNNNNDDDKFTRMMFLDGCFILHIIWCLEKNKLNETKLRTHQLAFVLGDLFLLENQLPFLVLQALMDFKGSISDWEGCIQKFVTNCRLNLDGASHLTSFKINDRHPHLLHLLHKVLAAGGEKIEFRKMRHTFRSAIELKTGGIEFKKSESGRLKDVKLDVHRCYADLFLPQLVIDDLAKAKLLNLVAYEACPNGPSDDSIVTSYICFLDALIDHAEDVKKLRSQQILINLLGSDQEVADLFNELAMKLVPSPSKYTTVMDQIEDCYTSKRFKWAREIRSTHFSSPLTAIASIIAAVIIILTFAQAYFAVFPRGGGGSDENRRTPKSSRKIHYS